The Trueperaceae bacterium genome window below encodes:
- the mnmE gene encoding tRNA uridine-5-carboxymethylaminomethyl(34) synthesis GTPase MnmE, producing the protein MALPPTTDTIAAIATAPGTGAVGIVRVSGPDAYAVADAVFRPASGARPSGLGPGRVVFGRVARDGEVVDEALLLTFRAPASYTGQDVIELQTHGGPAVLRRVLALCLEAGARAAGPGEFTLRAYLNGRLDLAQAEAVLDLVNASTEAARRNAAGGLTGALSRRIGEVQSDVTAAYAELQAGFDYPDEGVPEARLQGPLRRALERIDELLATADAGRLTREGARLALLGRPNAGKSSLLNALLGYQRSLVSDVPGTTRDYLEAPLVLSGVPVTLVDTAGIRAAADALEASGVVLTTEVAERADLRLLVLDRSRALDGEDRELLRRFAPGAPAERGGGRAHTVVVASKADLPAAWAPADLGLHEGVPVVTVSALTGQGLEELRAALADQLVGDAAGAELWVGNDRHVEALRRARSSVASALEHDEELAALDLQDALAALAAITGREGVVEETLASIFSRFCVGK; encoded by the coding sequence GTGGCGCTGCCACCCACCACCGACACGATCGCGGCCATCGCCACCGCGCCCGGCACCGGAGCCGTGGGCATCGTCAGGGTCTCCGGGCCCGACGCCTACGCCGTCGCCGACGCCGTGTTCCGGCCGGCCAGCGGCGCGCGCCCCAGCGGCCTCGGTCCGGGGCGCGTGGTGTTCGGCCGCGTGGCGAGGGACGGCGAGGTCGTCGACGAGGCGCTCCTGCTGACCTTCAGGGCGCCGGCGTCGTACACCGGCCAGGACGTGATCGAGCTGCAGACGCACGGCGGACCGGCGGTGCTGAGGCGCGTGCTCGCGCTCTGCCTCGAGGCCGGCGCTCGCGCCGCCGGGCCGGGCGAGTTCACCCTGCGCGCCTACCTGAACGGACGCCTCGACCTCGCCCAGGCCGAGGCCGTGCTCGACCTCGTCAACGCCTCCACCGAGGCCGCCAGGCGCAACGCCGCCGGCGGCCTCACGGGCGCGCTGAGCCGGCGCATCGGCGAGGTGCAGTCCGACGTCACCGCCGCCTACGCCGAGCTGCAGGCCGGCTTCGACTACCCGGACGAGGGCGTGCCGGAGGCCCGGCTGCAGGGCCCGCTGCGGCGGGCGCTCGAGCGCATCGACGAGCTGCTCGCCACCGCCGACGCGGGGCGCCTCACGCGGGAGGGCGCGCGCCTGGCGCTGCTCGGCCGTCCGAACGCCGGCAAGTCGAGCCTCCTCAACGCGCTGCTCGGCTACCAGCGCTCGCTCGTGAGCGACGTGCCCGGCACGACGCGCGACTACCTCGAGGCGCCGCTGGTGCTGTCCGGCGTCCCCGTCACGCTCGTCGACACGGCCGGCATACGCGCCGCCGCCGACGCGCTCGAGGCCAGCGGCGTGGTGCTGACCACCGAGGTCGCCGAGCGCGCCGACCTGAGGCTGCTCGTGCTCGACCGCTCGCGGGCCCTAGACGGCGAGGACCGGGAGCTCCTGCGCCGCTTCGCGCCCGGCGCCCCGGCCGAGCGCGGCGGCGGCCGCGCGCACACGGTCGTCGTGGCCAGCAAGGCCGACCTCCCGGCGGCCTGGGCTCCCGCCGACCTGGGGCTCCACGAGGGCGTGCCCGTCGTGACGGTCTCGGCGCTCACCGGGCAGGGACTGGAGGAGCTGCGCGCCGCCCTCGCCGACCAGCTCGTGGGCGACGCCGCCGGCGCCGAGCTGTGGGTGGGCAACGACCGCCACGTCGAGGCGCTGCGGCGCGCCAGGTCGTCGGTGGCGAGCGCCCTCGAGCACGACGAGGAGCTGGCGGCCCTCGACCTGCAGGACGCCCTGGCCGCCCTCGCCGCGATCACGGGGCGCGAGGGCGTGGTCGAGGAGACGCTGGCGAGCATCTTCTCCCGCTTCTGCGTCGGCAAGTAG
- a CDS encoding phosphatase PAP2 family protein, translated as MGLIHALQGAASPALDAIMLGITQLGSEQAYVVLLVVAFVAVDAERGRSLALTLLAGYYANQLLKAAFFTQRPFQIDPSVARSAAAVATAPGSGFPSGHAQGTATFWALAAAYARRGWFTALAVTVVALVSLSRLYLGVHLPVDVVGGLAVGLATVGVSLYLQRRGVAPGRAATVVLGLLTPLALHLLAPTEDSGLLLGSFAAFAVGPELVRHRTSGPVAGRAALAALALALAFGALLGSSALLPEAVKRSALGSFARYLVIGGVGTVLVPWLGRALRLTPAPLAAAARGGTAA; from the coding sequence ATGGGTCTCATCCACGCGCTGCAGGGCGCGGCCTCGCCGGCGCTCGACGCGATCATGCTCGGCATCACCCAGCTCGGGTCGGAGCAGGCCTACGTCGTCCTGCTCGTCGTGGCCTTCGTCGCCGTCGACGCCGAGCGCGGGCGCAGCCTCGCCCTCACGCTGCTGGCCGGCTACTACGCGAACCAGCTCCTCAAGGCCGCCTTCTTCACCCAACGGCCGTTCCAGATCGACCCGAGCGTGGCCCGCTCCGCCGCCGCGGTCGCGACGGCGCCGGGCAGCGGCTTCCCCTCCGGCCACGCCCAGGGCACCGCGACCTTCTGGGCGCTGGCCGCCGCCTACGCGCGCCGCGGCTGGTTCACGGCGCTGGCCGTGACCGTCGTGGCCCTCGTCTCGCTGTCGCGCCTCTACCTCGGCGTGCACCTGCCCGTCGACGTGGTCGGCGGGCTCGCCGTCGGCCTGGCCACCGTCGGCGTCTCCCTCTACCTGCAGCGGCGGGGCGTCGCGCCGGGCCGCGCCGCGACGGTCGTCCTCGGCCTGCTAACGCCGCTGGCGCTGCACCTACTCGCCCCCACGGAGGACTCCGGCCTGCTGCTCGGCTCGTTCGCCGCGTTCGCCGTCGGCCCCGAGCTCGTCAGGCACCGCACGTCGGGGCCCGTCGCCGGCAGGGCGGCGCTGGCCGCGCTGGCGCTCGCCCTGGCGTTCGGCGCGCTGCTCGGCAGCTCGGCGCTGCTGCCCGAGGCGGTGAAGCGCAGCGCGCTGGGGTCGTTCGCGAGGTACCTCGTCATCGGCGGCGTCGGCACCGTGCTGGTGCCGTGGCTCGGACGCGCGCTGCGCCTGACGCCGGCCCCTCTCGCCGCGGCGGCGCGGGGCGGGACGGCGGCTTGA
- a CDS encoding heavy-metal-associated domain-containing protein, with translation MSEAPTSRAVVGVRGMDTPEARQRVRAALAAVPGVKDVQEGDGAKMVVDYDPTEATVMDLIRALRRIGFLAGME, from the coding sequence GTGAGCGAGGCACCGACGAGCCGCGCCGTCGTCGGCGTCAGGGGCATGGACACGCCGGAGGCGAGGCAGCGGGTGAGGGCGGCGCTCGCCGCGGTGCCCGGGGTGAAGGACGTGCAGGAGGGCGACGGCGCGAAGATGGTCGTCGACTACGACCCCACGGAGGCGACGGTCATGGACCTGATAAGGGCGCTGCGGCGCATCGGGTTCCTGGCCGGCATGGAGTGA
- a CDS encoding DUF1999 family protein, with amino-acid sequence MSPRVRPVTADDLAALAPLDGEYAARLGLEPCVNLGSLHYFGRSGHSFVAEEGGAALGFALAHSTWAGGDAALRLERLVGAPAAAGALAAAVVKSAYDAGVYRLVAELPRGDATGRAAVEAAGFTPRETVSYARRLGSAGAGRA; translated from the coding sequence TTGTCGCCGCGCGTGAGGCCCGTCACGGCGGACGACCTCGCGGCGCTGGCGCCCCTCGACGGCGAGTACGCGGCGCGGCTGGGCCTGGAGCCCTGCGTGAACCTCGGCAGCCTCCACTACTTCGGGCGCAGCGGCCACTCGTTCGTGGCCGAGGAGGGGGGAGCCGCTCTGGGCTTCGCCCTCGCGCACTCGACCTGGGCGGGCGGCGACGCGGCGCTGAGGCTCGAGCGCCTGGTTGGCGCGCCCGCGGCGGCCGGCGCGCTCGCCGCCGCCGTGGTGAAGAGCGCCTACGACGCCGGGGTCTACAGGCTGGTGGCGGAGCTGCCGCGCGGCGACGCCACGGGCCGCGCCGCGGTCGAGGCCGCCGGCTTCACGCCGCGGGAGACCGTCAGCTACGCGCGCCGGCTCGGCTCCGCCGGCGCCGGGAGGGCCTAG
- a CDS encoding DUF3809 family protein gives MEIRHEVSFALALAMSVAEATDFARDVARTLRHADFLADLQVVAGDPPVVSAAIPVSAAMFGQRELPFRSVLVPTPTGARLEGTPLSVDGPGWALVSGEARVSPAGPGRSRIDYGFDITVHLRLPRAQRWGERALTRVIEYTARTVLTQVAGELKRAVARAAGVATVVA, from the coding sequence GTGGAGATACGGCACGAGGTGAGCTTCGCGCTCGCGCTCGCGATGAGCGTCGCCGAGGCGACGGACTTCGCGCGCGACGTCGCGCGCACGCTGAGGCACGCCGACTTCCTCGCCGACCTGCAGGTCGTGGCGGGCGACCCGCCCGTGGTCTCGGCCGCGATACCGGTGTCCGCCGCGATGTTCGGCCAGCGCGAGCTGCCGTTCCGCAGCGTGCTCGTCCCCACGCCCACGGGCGCGCGCCTCGAGGGCACCCCGCTGTCGGTGGACGGGCCCGGCTGGGCGCTCGTCTCCGGCGAGGCGCGCGTGAGCCCCGCCGGCCCGGGGCGCTCGCGCATCGACTACGGCTTCGACATCACCGTCCACCTCCGGCTCCCCCGCGCCCAGCGCTGGGGCGAGCGAGCGCTGACCCGCGTGATCGAGTACACCGCGCGCACGGTGCTGACGCAGGTCGCCGGCGAGCTCAAGCGCGCCGTGGCGCGGGCCGCCGGCGTCGCGACCGTCGTGGCGTAG
- the pyrF gene encoding orotidine-5'-phosphate decarboxylase, whose translation MSAVASPGEPYSRRVTERQARLGTRVCLGLDPRPAAHPLTDPARLGASSPRDPRVVTAVGRYLAAVLEATADLIAACKPQAAFFEALGPAGSGLLAEVVALARDLGVPVVLDAKRGDIGTTAEAYAEAYLGDGPLAADALTVSPYLGLDTLEPFLAAAVRGGRGLYVLVRTSNPGSRDLQGLALAGGGTVASRLAARLADMAAGMDADEDGYTALGAVAAAPEDLAELRAALPRSPLLVPGYGAQGARGADVVDAFDARGHGALVSASRSLTNGSGFETAVSLDEVAAMARSSAAAMRGDIEAALAARAAGGRGGG comes from the coding sequence GTGAGCGCGGTGGCGAGCCCCGGCGAGCCCTACTCGCGGCGCGTGACCGAGCGCCAGGCGCGCCTCGGCACGCGCGTCTGCCTCGGCCTCGACCCCAGGCCGGCCGCGCACCCGCTCACCGACCCGGCGCGCCTCGGGGCGTCGTCGCCGCGCGACCCCCGCGTCGTCACGGCGGTGGGGCGCTACCTCGCGGCCGTGCTCGAGGCCACCGCCGACCTCATCGCCGCCTGCAAGCCGCAGGCGGCGTTCTTCGAGGCCCTGGGACCCGCCGGCAGCGGGCTGCTGGCCGAGGTCGTGGCGCTGGCGCGCGACCTGGGCGTGCCGGTGGTGCTCGACGCCAAGCGCGGCGACATCGGCACCACGGCCGAGGCCTACGCCGAGGCCTACCTGGGCGACGGGCCCCTCGCCGCCGACGCCCTCACCGTGAGCCCCTACCTGGGCCTCGACACGCTGGAGCCGTTCCTGGCGGCAGCGGTGCGGGGCGGACGCGGCCTCTACGTGCTCGTGCGCACGTCGAACCCCGGCAGCCGCGACCTGCAGGGCCTCGCGCTGGCGGGTGGCGGCACGGTGGCGTCGCGTCTGGCGGCGCGCCTGGCCGACATGGCCGCGGGGATGGACGCCGACGAGGACGGCTACACGGCCCTGGGCGCCGTGGCCGCCGCGCCTGAGGACCTGGCCGAGCTGCGCGCGGCGCTGCCGCGCTCCCCCCTGCTGGTGCCCGGCTACGGGGCGCAGGGCGCCCGCGGCGCCGACGTCGTCGACGCCTTCGACGCCCGCGGCCACGGCGCCCTCGTCAGCGCCAGCCGCAGCCTCACCAACGGAAGCGGCTTCGAGACCGCGGTCTCCCTGGACGAGGTCGCCGCCATGGCCAGGTCTTCGGCCGCGGCGATGAGAGGGGACATCGAGGCCGCCCTCGCGGCGCGGGCGGCGGGCGGACGCGGCGGCGGCTAG
- a CDS encoding Asp23/Gls24 family envelope stress response protein: MEGEDEVDDAGRRGQTAGRAARSGERARPPAKGGGGGSPRTPAGGADRVRVTDRALAKIVGLSAHEVPGVVGMAPASLGEGIRRILGARQVDEGVVVTRHEDPSSADVDIHVVVAYGVNIPAVADSIRERVRYAAGTYAGVELGAVRVHVAGVSRA, from the coding sequence TTGGAGGGCGAGGACGAGGTGGACGACGCGGGCCGGCGGGGGCAGACCGCCGGGCGCGCGGCCCGGTCGGGGGAGAGGGCCAGGCCGCCGGCCAAGGGCGGGGGCGGCGGGTCGCCGCGGACGCCGGCCGGGGGCGCCGACAGGGTGCGCGTCACCGACAGGGCGCTGGCGAAGATCGTCGGGCTCTCGGCCCACGAGGTCCCCGGCGTCGTCGGCATGGCGCCGGCCAGCCTCGGCGAGGGCATCAGGCGCATCCTGGGCGCCCGGCAGGTCGACGAGGGCGTCGTCGTCACCAGGCACGAGGACCCGTCCTCCGCCGACGTCGACATCCACGTCGTGGTGGCCTACGGCGTGAACATCCCCGCCGTCGCCGACTCGATCCGCGAGCGGGTGCGCTACGCCGCCGGCACCTACGCCGGCGTGGAGCTGGGCGCGGTGCGCGTCCACGTCGCCGGGGTCAGCCGTGCCTGA
- the truA gene encoding tRNA pseudouridine(38-40) synthase TruA, translating to MSEGRRVRLLLEYDGTGFSGWQRQPTGERTVQGAVEQAFARLPGEHGTVIAAGRTDAGVHALAMVAHVDTTTGLPDERLRMALNAHLPRDVVVLALETAEPGFEAQFSCRYRRYLYRLRVVRDDPRRLAIDRHRVLPVFRRLDVEAMREATRHLLGRHDFAAFATQETRTTTRELLLCDLREAGAELHLHVAADGFLRNMVRTIVGTLLWVGKGKYGPDDVRDVLESRDRRRAGHNVGPQGLYFVEAGYGPWDPEASEARVAALLG from the coding sequence TTGAGCGAGGGCCGGCGCGTCAGGCTGCTCCTCGAGTACGACGGCACCGGCTTCTCCGGCTGGCAGCGCCAGCCGACGGGCGAGCGGACCGTGCAGGGCGCGGTGGAGCAGGCGTTCGCGAGGCTGCCCGGCGAGCACGGCACCGTGATCGCGGCGGGACGCACCGACGCCGGGGTGCACGCGCTGGCGATGGTCGCGCACGTCGACACCACCACCGGCCTCCCCGACGAGCGCCTGCGCATGGCGCTGAACGCGCACCTGCCGCGCGACGTCGTCGTGCTGGCGCTCGAGACCGCGGAACCGGGCTTCGAGGCGCAGTTCTCCTGCCGCTACCGCCGCTACCTCTACCGGCTGCGCGTCGTGCGCGACGACCCGCGCCGCCTGGCGATCGACCGCCACAGGGTCCTGCCGGTGTTCCGGCGCCTCGACGTGGAGGCGATGAGGGAGGCGACGCGCCACCTCTTGGGCCGTCACGACTTCGCGGCGTTCGCGACGCAGGAGACGCGCACGACCACGCGCGAGCTCCTGCTCTGCGACCTGCGCGAGGCGGGCGCGGAGCTGCACCTGCACGTCGCCGCCGACGGCTTCCTGCGCAACATGGTGCGCACGATCGTCGGCACGCTGCTGTGGGTGGGGAAGGGCAAGTACGGGCCCGACGACGTCAGGGACGTGCTCGAGAGCCGTGACCGCCGGCGCGCCGGCCACAACGTCGGCCCGCAGGGCCTCTACTTCGTCGAGGCCGGCTACGGTCCCTGGGACCCGGAGGCGTCGGAGGCGCGCGTGGCCGCCCTGCTCGGGTAG
- a CDS encoding DAK2 domain-containing protein: MLERTTSGRVDARELSHAFIYATQWLGVFVDEVNALNVYPVPDGDTGTNMHLTMQSVRRQLSELRSVTMPAVAHALAYGSLLGARGNSGVILSQVLKGFAESVREHRTLGGAEVARALRAGSDSAYAAVMRPVEGTILTVVREAAAAAEASAGATAIEVLRAAHDAGREALARTPDLLPILKQAGVVDAGGLGALRVLEGLIAYFEKRDLPPPPKVERRAQQQFEEEEFGFCTEFLLADVKVPTAEIQELVAPFGDSLLVVGAEGFVKGHIHTQEPERLLAAVGRYGRMVRSKVEDMSEQHSEILADVDLHDGAGPRLAAVAVASGYGLTRVLRSLGVRVVGGGQTENPSVEDLADAVRSVGADTVIVMPNNKNVVMAAERVQEVVKDKRVLVLPTRTLGQGLAASVAFSEDGDPEDVLEEMRSAAEGATTLEVTSASRDANLGGVDVQEGQAIGLVDGVLETAAADHDAALLDLVLRHGAGHDVATLFHSTAVTPERVAAVVERIGAALPDLEVEVHQGGPDLYPYLMLLE, translated from the coding sequence GTGCTGGAGCGGACGACGAGCGGCCGCGTCGACGCTCGCGAGCTCTCGCACGCCTTCATCTACGCCACCCAGTGGCTCGGCGTCTTCGTCGACGAGGTCAACGCGCTCAACGTCTACCCGGTCCCCGACGGCGACACCGGCACGAACATGCACCTCACGATGCAGTCGGTGCGCCGCCAGCTCTCGGAGCTGAGGAGCGTGACGATGCCCGCCGTGGCCCACGCCCTGGCCTACGGCTCGCTGCTGGGCGCCCGCGGCAACTCCGGCGTGATCCTCTCGCAGGTGCTCAAGGGCTTCGCCGAGTCCGTGAGGGAGCACAGGACGCTCGGCGGCGCGGAGGTCGCCCGCGCCCTGCGGGCCGGCTCGGACAGCGCCTACGCCGCCGTGATGCGGCCCGTCGAGGGCACGATCCTCACGGTCGTGCGCGAGGCGGCCGCGGCCGCGGAGGCGTCCGCCGGCGCCACGGCGATCGAGGTCCTGCGCGCCGCGCACGACGCCGGCCGGGAGGCGTTGGCGCGCACCCCGGACCTGCTGCCGATCCTGAAGCAGGCCGGCGTGGTCGACGCCGGCGGGCTCGGGGCGCTGCGGGTGCTCGAGGGGCTGATCGCCTACTTCGAGAAGCGCGACCTGCCGCCCCCGCCCAAGGTCGAGAGGCGCGCCCAGCAGCAGTTCGAGGAGGAGGAGTTCGGCTTCTGCACCGAGTTCCTGCTGGCCGACGTGAAGGTGCCGACGGCCGAGATACAGGAGCTCGTGGCGCCCTTCGGCGACTCGCTGCTCGTGGTCGGGGCCGAGGGCTTCGTGAAGGGCCACATACACACGCAGGAGCCGGAGCGCCTCCTGGCCGCCGTCGGGCGCTACGGGCGCATGGTCCGCTCGAAGGTCGAGGACATGAGCGAGCAGCACTCCGAGATCCTCGCCGACGTCGACCTCCACGACGGCGCCGGACCGCGCCTGGCGGCCGTGGCGGTGGCGAGCGGCTACGGCCTGACGCGCGTGCTGAGGAGCCTGGGCGTGCGGGTCGTCGGCGGGGGGCAGACGGAGAACCCGTCGGTCGAGGACCTCGCCGACGCGGTGCGCAGCGTGGGCGCGGACACCGTCATCGTCATGCCCAACAACAAGAACGTGGTCATGGCCGCCGAGCGCGTGCAGGAGGTCGTGAAGGACAAGCGCGTGCTGGTCCTGCCGACGCGCACGCTGGGCCAGGGCCTCGCCGCCTCGGTGGCGTTCAGCGAGGACGGCGACCCCGAAGACGTGCTCGAGGAGATGAGGAGCGCGGCCGAGGGCGCGACCACGCTGGAGGTCACGAGCGCGAGCCGCGACGCGAACCTGGGTGGCGTGGACGTCCAGGAGGGTCAGGCGATCGGGCTCGTCGACGGCGTGCTGGAGACGGCCGCCGCGGACCACGACGCGGCGCTCCTCGACCTGGTCTTGAGGCACGGCGCCGGGCACGACGTCGCCACCCTGTTCCACAGCACGGCGGTGACTCCCGAGCGGGTCGCGGCGGTCGTCGAGCGCATCGGCGCGGCGCTCCCCGACCTCGAGGTCGAGGTGCACCAGGGCGGGCCGGACCTCTACCCCTACCTGATGCTCCTGGAGTGA